A single Lactuca sativa cultivar Salinas chromosome 8, Lsat_Salinas_v11, whole genome shotgun sequence DNA region contains:
- the LOC111902646 gene encoding uncharacterized protein LOC111902646 — protein sequence MDDDHDELRFVCKMCDKRYPSGKSLGGHMRSHVMAAAAAAAVAANSAESDDKFEPMKKLSTLIINGNGIGIGNGNGNGNENGNSSIYGLRENPKKSWRAVGSSSSTLPFPNEKVCKQCGKGFPSLKALCGHMAFHSGKDRNSKDYDYSWTSENLDHDDKSISDSHSDTEENELQDPICVTRSKSKRYKNIVVKPSSFLTNSNNSNYNYGSSSVSEIDELELEEVAICLMMLSKDSTNWAGVNSVLESSDNNSVVLETKWNSESRWNGIKKVESDITVEELLRNGDQHKKRWKGVNGFNYREFSYEEKLEIRRNLFKEFGYNDNFKKRIKEDDDSYTPEGSYKKRSKYECMNCNKIFSSFQGLGGHRPCHKKNNSESKFHNHKAKFDKKMRPKKNKGHECPICFRMFKSGQALGGHKRSHFINGSVERFDHVAVIEDEGPTYTDMIDLNLPAPEED from the coding sequence ATGGATGATGATCATGATGAACTGAGATTTGTATGTAAGATGTGCGATAAACGATACCCAAGTGGGAAATCATTAGGTGGGCATATGAGGTCTCATGTAatggctgctgctgctgctgctgctgttgctgctaaTTCAGCTGAATCCGACGACAAATTCGAGCCCATGAAAAAGCTTTCTACTTTGATCATCAATGGAAACGGAATCGGAATCGGAAACGGGAATGGGAATGGGAATGAAAATGGGAATTCTAGTATTTACGGGTTACGGGAGAACCCTAAAAAGAGTTGGAGAGCAGTCGGTTCTTCGTCGTCGACTTTACCTTTCCCAAATGAGAAAGTTTGCAAGCAATGTGGAAAAGGGTTCCCATCTTTAAAAGCTTTATGTGGTCATATGGCTTTCCATTCTGGTAAAGATAGGAATTCCAAGGATTACGATTATTCATGGACAAGTGAGAATCTCGATCATGATGATAAGTCCATCAGCGATAGTCATTCCGATACTGAAGAAAACGAACTTCAAGATCCGATTTGTGTTACGAGATCCAAATCAAAAAGGTACAAGAACATCGTAGTTAAACCGTCTTCTTTTTTAACCAACAGTAATAATAGTAATTACAATTACGGATCTTCATCGGTTTCTGAGATTGATGAACTTGAACTAGAAGAAGTAGCAATTTGTTTAATGATGCTGTCTAAGGATTCCACCAACTGGGCCGGTGTTAATTCTGTCTTGGAATCCTCGGATAACAATTCCGTAGTTTTAGAGACTAAGTGGAATTCCGAGAGTCGTTGGAATGGAATCAAGAAAGTGGAATCGGATATTACGGTTGAGGAACTTCTTAGGAATGGTGATCAACATAAGAAGAGATGGAAAGGGGTGAATGGTTTCAACTACAGAGAATTTTCTTATGAAGAAAAACTCGAAATTAGAAGGAATTTGTTTAAAGAATTCGGGTATAATGATAACTTTAAGAAAAGAATCAAAGAGGATGATGATTCTTATACTCCAGAAGGGTCATATAAGAAGAGAAGCAAGTATGAATGTATGAATTGCAACAAGATTTTCAGTTCTTTTCAAGGGCTTGGAGGACATAGACCATGTCACAAAAAGAACAATTCGGAAagcaaatttcataatcataagGCTAAATTTGACAAGAAAATGAGGCCAAAAAAGAACAAAGGGCATGAATGTCCAATTTGTTTTAGGATGTTTAAATCAGGGCAAGCTTTAGGGGGTCACAAAAGGTCTCATTTCATTAATGGTTCTGTAGAAAGGTTTGATCATGTTGCAGTGATAGAGGATGAGGGTCCCACATATACTGATATGATTGATCTTAATCTCCCTGCTCCAGAAGAAGATTAG